In Paenibacillus algicola, a genomic segment contains:
- a CDS encoding NAD/NADP transhydrogenase alpha subunit, producing the protein MKCISVYTDNFELFSDIFEQVVETQLEENEEKEVEGVTFSHSGEAPENYLERMSQKAEVVVMRDKSRGVTILQHGNVFEILIPETESAAAL; encoded by the coding sequence ATGAAATGCATCTCGGTATACACGGATAATTTTGAATTGTTCTCTGACATTTTTGAACAGGTGGTTGAAACCCAGCTGGAAGAGAATGAAGAGAAGGAGGTTGAAGGCGTAACCTTCAGCCATTCCGGTGAAGCGCCGGAAAATTATTTGGAACGGATGTCGCAAAAGGCAGAGGTCGTCGTTATGCGCGATAAATCCCGCGGCGTGACCATTTTGCAGCATGGAAACGTGTTTGAAATTCTCATTCCGGAAACCGAGAGCGCAGCTGCGCTGTAA
- a CDS encoding dynamin family protein, which translates to MKAVTAHETGFNADLLQEAIAQFQAWNDESSAELAKDLQRKQEAKELTLAFCGHFSAGKSSMINALCGKKVLPSGPVPTSANIVTIRNGDAKAVIHRADGAVEESITVTTEELAEYCKAGGDYRAIEVWDQVPVLQGHGVLMDTPGVDSTDDGHQKATHSALHLADVVFYVMDYNHVQSESNLMFAKSLSDWGKPLYLIVNQIDKHRDEELSLASYLSDVRKAFRQWNIQYQGLLCISLKVHDYPYNQWPELQSVIAGLLEQSRSLLDYSVASSLRQVAHSHGEAFARSHQEEKEALLEEIGGQAALEALNQRLAEEEAELSSARNMPEVTATAFRKEGDALLANANLMPAELRDLALSWLESQKSGFKVGFLFSSGKTGEEKKRRQEQLLERLKQQVSSQVEFHLRQLWKSSMEAVSSFGEEQEQVLDSVLPRVTAELLLQTVEPQAILSGEYMLNYCRKLADQIKASYRQAVLTLADRLKQAAADAASVRVAELSRRHAELTAQSAAAARYAALQQAEAARSGAAAQLAPPPEPLTPGLLPEVSEPAALPQAAAEPAPAAAPPQGEGLPRRVPQGGGRRQRLEAAAAKLRAASALLAPHPALAQAARDLDARADSLAGGSFTMALFGAFSAGKSSFANALLGERVLPVSPHPTTAAVNRILAPNADHLHGTAEVKMKTYDTWWDDLNYSFQVLGLEQPTKSSWRKAAEELTPAGIHPAGLPHYGFLKAAAAGWEDMESRLGSIMTVGLEEYRGFVADETKSCYVEGIDLYYGCDLTEQGIVLVDTPGADSLHARHTGVTFSYIKNADAILYVTYYNHAFSKADRQFLSQLGRVKDSFTLDKMFFIVNAADLASSQEELEQVVEHVQDNLKRSGISRPSIFPVSSLESLRAKQAADDVKLASSGFLSFEKTLNHFAVEELPGLSLRAGLDSIREASGKAERWARLAEEDADSRKVRAQRLEESRTQAVCMLEELPVISYERDVQEECGELLFHVRQRLDYAMGSFFQDAFHPSVLREDGGSLKAAFAACGKDLQRTLALELDQELWATTLRLEATGRKLCSKAVQRVLDRIKELEEGLALSVSLELEWPAPTLPESALQQPKDWGPYWSLFKNPRHFFESQGSLKLREQAEPLVKEDIAVLLASRSHELVRHYTEQTTVALTQYRDVLLEQLEQAVKAMQTSLAGGQSAEQWRQLAQELKSISE; encoded by the coding sequence GTGAAAGCTGTTACAGCACATGAAACCGGATTCAATGCAGACCTGCTGCAGGAAGCCATTGCGCAATTCCAGGCGTGGAATGATGAATCCTCCGCGGAGCTGGCCAAGGATCTTCAACGGAAACAGGAAGCCAAGGAATTAACACTCGCCTTCTGCGGGCATTTCTCGGCAGGCAAGTCCAGTATGATCAATGCCCTGTGCGGCAAAAAGGTGCTTCCATCCGGCCCCGTGCCGACAAGCGCAAATATTGTAACGATTCGAAACGGAGACGCCAAGGCGGTGATCCACCGGGCAGACGGAGCCGTCGAAGAGAGCATTACGGTAACGACCGAGGAGCTGGCTGAATACTGCAAGGCTGGCGGCGACTACCGTGCTATTGAGGTGTGGGATCAGGTTCCGGTGCTTCAAGGCCATGGTGTACTGATGGATACACCAGGTGTGGACTCCACGGACGACGGCCATCAGAAGGCGACTCACTCCGCGCTGCATTTGGCCGATGTTGTTTTTTATGTGATGGATTACAATCATGTTCAGTCTGAGAGCAATCTTATGTTTGCCAAGAGCCTGTCGGATTGGGGGAAGCCGCTGTATCTGATTGTCAATCAGATCGACAAGCACCGAGATGAGGAGCTCAGCCTGGCGTCTTACCTGAGTGACGTTCGCAAAGCGTTCCGGCAGTGGAACATTCAATATCAGGGATTGCTCTGCATCTCACTGAAGGTGCATGATTATCCCTATAATCAATGGCCGGAGCTTCAGTCCGTCATTGCCGGCCTCCTGGAGCAGTCGCGGTCCTTGCTGGACTACAGTGTAGCCTCTTCGCTACGGCAGGTCGCGCATTCTCATGGAGAGGCATTTGCGAGAAGTCATCAGGAGGAGAAGGAGGCGCTGCTGGAGGAGATTGGGGGCCAAGCTGCGCTGGAGGCGCTGAATCAGCGTCTTGCGGAGGAAGAGGCCGAGCTTTCATCTGCCCGGAATATGCCGGAGGTGACGGCAACGGCTTTCCGCAAGGAAGGAGATGCACTGCTGGCGAATGCAAACCTGATGCCTGCCGAGCTGCGGGACCTGGCCTTGTCCTGGCTGGAGAGCCAGAAAAGCGGCTTTAAGGTCGGCTTTCTGTTCTCTAGTGGCAAGACGGGCGAGGAGAAGAAGCGACGGCAGGAGCAGCTTCTGGAGCGGCTGAAGCAGCAGGTGTCCTCACAGGTCGAATTCCATTTGCGCCAGCTGTGGAAGAGCAGCATGGAGGCCGTCTCTTCTTTCGGTGAAGAACAGGAGCAGGTCCTGGATTCTGTTCTTCCGAGGGTTACAGCGGAGCTGCTACTTCAGACTGTGGAGCCGCAGGCGATTCTCTCCGGAGAATATATGCTGAACTATTGCCGGAAGCTCGCCGATCAGATCAAGGCGAGCTATCGGCAGGCGGTCCTGACCTTGGCGGACCGCCTCAAACAGGCCGCCGCGGACGCAGCTTCAGTCCGCGTGGCCGAGCTCTCGCGCCGTCACGCAGAGCTGACGGCGCAATCGGCGGCCGCCGCCCGCTATGCTGCGCTGCAGCAGGCGGAGGCCGCCCGCAGCGGCGCGGCTGCGCAGCTCGCGCCGCCGCCAGAGCCGCTCACCCCCGGCCTCCTGCCGGAGGTGAGCGAGCCGGCTGCGCTGCCGCAGGCCGCAGCCGAGCCCGCCCCTGCGGCTGCGCCGCCGCAGGGGGAAGGGCTGCCCCGCCGCGTGCCGCAAGGCGGGGGCCGGCGCCAGCGCCTGGAAGCAGCGGCAGCGAAGCTGCGGGCTGCTTCGGCGCTGCTGGCGCCGCATCCCGCGCTGGCGCAAGCTGCGCGGGATCTGGACGCCCGCGCGGACAGCCTCGCGGGCGGCTCCTTCACGATGGCGCTGTTCGGTGCCTTCAGCGCCGGCAAATCCTCATTCGCCAACGCCCTGCTGGGCGAACGCGTCCTGCCGGTATCGCCGCACCCGACCACCGCGGCGGTCAATCGCATTCTGGCACCGAATGCTGACCATCTGCACGGAACGGCGGAAGTGAAGATGAAGACCTATGACACCTGGTGGGATGATCTGAACTATTCCTTTCAGGTTCTGGGCCTGGAGCAGCCCACCAAGAGCAGCTGGCGCAAGGCCGCAGAGGAGCTGACCCCCGCCGGTATTCACCCGGCAGGGCTGCCGCATTACGGTTTTCTAAAGGCAGCAGCGGCCGGCTGGGAGGACATGGAGTCCCGGCTAGGCAGCATCATGACCGTGGGACTGGAGGAGTACCGGGGCTTCGTAGCCGACGAAACCAAGTCCTGCTATGTTGAAGGCATTGACCTGTACTATGGCTGTGACCTGACAGAGCAAGGCATCGTGCTGGTCGATACGCCAGGGGCCGATTCCCTTCATGCACGGCATACCGGTGTCACGTTCAGCTATATCAAGAATGCGGACGCTATTTTATATGTGACTTATTATAATCATGCCTTTTCCAAGGCCGACCGTCAGTTTCTGTCGCAGCTGGGCCGGGTGAAGGACAGCTTTACCCTGGACAAAATGTTCTTCATTGTCAACGCGGCCGATCTGGCTTCCTCACAGGAAGAGCTGGAGCAGGTGGTAGAGCATGTCCAGGATAATTTGAAGCGAAGCGGCATTAGCCGGCCGAGCATTTTTCCGGTTTCCAGTCTGGAATCCCTGAGAGCCAAGCAGGCGGCAGATGATGTCAAGCTGGCATCCTCCGGCTTCCTGTCATTTGAGAAGACCCTGAATCATTTTGCCGTGGAAGAGCTGCCCGGCTTGTCTCTGCGGGCAGGCCTGGACAGCATTAGAGAGGCTTCCGGGAAAGCGGAGAGGTGGGCCAGACTGGCTGAGGAGGACGCGGATAGCCGCAAAGTGAGAGCCCAGCGGCTGGAGGAATCCCGCACACAAGCTGTCTGTATGCTGGAAGAGCTGCCAGTCATCAGCTATGAGCGCGATGTGCAGGAGGAATGTGGTGAGCTGTTGTTCCACGTTCGTCAGCGGCTTGATTATGCCATGGGTTCCTTTTTCCAGGATGCCTTCCATCCCTCGGTACTGCGCGAGGATGGCGGCAGTCTGAAGGCGGCGTTCGCGGCCTGCGGGAAGGATCTTCAGCGCACACTGGCGCTGGAGCTGGATCAGGAGCTGTGGGCTACCACGCTCAGATTGGAGGCGACAGGGCGCAAGCTCTGCTCTAAAGCCGTTCAGCGCGTGCTGGATCGTATTAAAGAGCTTGAAGAAGGTCTCGCCTTGTCCGTAAGTCTGGAACTGGAGTGGCCTGCTCCCACGCTGCCGGAAAGTGCGCTTCAGCAGCCGAAGGACTGGGGTCCGTATTGGAGCCTGTTCAAGAATCCGAGGCATTTCTTCGAAAGTCAGGGCAGCCTCAAGCTGCGGGAGCAGGCTGAGCCGTTAGTGAAGGAGGACATTGCCGTTCTCCTTGCATCAAGGTCTCACGAGCTGGTCCGTCATTACACCGAGCAAACGACCGTGGCCTTGACGCAGTATAGAGATGTGCTGCTGGAGCAGCTGGAGCAGGCTGTGAAGGCCATGCAAACGTCTCTTGCTGGCGGACAGTCTGCAGAGCAGTGGCGACAGCTGGCCCAAGAGCTGAAGAGCATTAGCGAGTAA